The Lampris incognitus isolate fLamInc1 unplaced genomic scaffold, fLamInc1.hap2 scaffold_458, whole genome shotgun sequence genome window below encodes:
- the josd2 gene encoding josephin-2 isoform X2, with translation MGRGWHLVFKRGYTCLSSPFTATFYGVVLKLAPQCVVNPHRSMLGTGNYDVNVIMAALQSRELAAVWWDKRRTVQSLCVSKVQGFILNVPSHVSLGIVSLPLRRRHWLAVRQVNGQYYNLDSKLKSPVCIGGEAELRTFLSEQLSQDVAEMLLVVRRDVEEDGSWLNSDDLRK, from the exons ATGGGCAGAGGTTGGCACCTCGTCTTTAAGAGAGGTTACACCTGTTTATCCTCGCCTTTTACAGCCACTTTCTATGGAGTGGTGCTAAA GCTAGCCCCACAATGTGTGGTGAACCCACACCGCTCCATGCTGGGCACGGGGAACTACGATGTGAACGTTATCATGGCGGCGCTGCAGAGCCGGGAACTGGCTGCGGTGTGGTGGGACAAACGCAG GACAGTACAGAGCCTCTGCGTGTCAAAAGTCCAGGGATTCATACTGAACGTCCCGTCACACGTGTCACTTGGGATAGTGTCCCTCCCACTCAGGAGACGCCACTGGCTTGCGGTGCGGCAGGTTAACGGACAGTACTACAACCTTGACTCGAAACTCAAGAGCCCGGTCTGCATTGGTGGAGAGGCGGAGTTACG CACATTTCTCAGTGAACAGCTCTCTCAGGACGTGGCGGAGATGCTGCTCGTCGTGCGGCGAGACGTGGAGGAGGACGGTTCGTGGCTGAATTCCGACGACCTCAGGAAGTGA
- the josd2 gene encoding josephin-2 isoform X1, translating into MSEGDVFHEKQRLELCAIHALNNVLQERVFTKEAADDICKRLAPQCVVNPHRSMLGTGNYDVNVIMAALQSRELAAVWWDKRRTVQSLCVSKVQGFILNVPSHVSLGIVSLPLRRRHWLAVRQVNGQYYNLDSKLKSPVCIGGEAELRTFLSEQLSQDVAEMLLVVRRDVEEDGSWLNSDDLRK; encoded by the exons ATGAGCGAAGGGGACGTGTTCCACGAAAAACAACGACTGGAGCTGTGCGCCATCCATGCCTTGAACAACGTGCTGCAGGAGCGAGTGTTCACCAAGGAGGCGGCCGACGACATCTGCAAACG GCTAGCCCCACAATGTGTGGTGAACCCACACCGCTCCATGCTGGGCACGGGGAACTACGATGTGAACGTTATCATGGCGGCGCTGCAGAGCCGGGAACTGGCTGCGGTGTGGTGGGACAAACGCAG GACAGTACAGAGCCTCTGCGTGTCAAAAGTCCAGGGATTCATACTGAACGTCCCGTCACACGTGTCACTTGGGATAGTGTCCCTCCCACTCAGGAGACGCCACTGGCTTGCGGTGCGGCAGGTTAACGGACAGTACTACAACCTTGACTCGAAACTCAAGAGCCCGGTCTGCATTGGTGGAGAGGCGGAGTTACG CACATTTCTCAGTGAACAGCTCTCTCAGGACGTGGCGGAGATGCTGCTCGTCGTGCGGCGAGACGTGGAGGAGGACGGTTCGTGGCTGAATTCCGACGACCTCAGGAAGTGA